ACTCTCATGTAATGACATTGGTCATTACATTGAATCAAGAGGGGCCTATTGGCAAGCCCGCCGGGATGTATGGCGTTCGCATACTCCCGTGTTACCGCATCACAATATCCATTTGTCATAGAAGCTCCTGAATCCGGTGTCAGCACACCAGCGATCTTTTTGAGGCTAGCTCAGGGGCTTGGGTACACAAGCTTCATTATGTGAACACTCATTACCGCGCGTTTTCAACAACTTGGTCTCCCATCGGATAGACCAGGCAAATGACGTCCAGTGTCTGAAACTAAAAAAGCCCGCTGAACTCAATGCTCAGCGGGCTTTTGGGTGATTGCTGTCTGATCAACCAGCCTGCACCACCAAGCTATTACTCACATTCCTCCCCAACACCAGCACCGTCACAAACCCAGCCCCCACCAGCGCCGTAGCCAAACTCAACAACACCGCACTACCCATCTGATCGACAATCCGCCCGCCAAAGAACGAACCCAGGGCAATAATCACCTGAAACAAAGCGACAAACAGCGGCATGCCGCGCTCCACATCCTTGGGCGCTACGACAAACATCCAGATACTCGCGCAGGCCGGGAAGGCGCCGAAGGCGAAGCCCCAGAGTGCGATCAGCATCACGGCGCCGGTCATTTCGGTGGCGAAGTAGGGGAACAGGGCGGTGCTGGTGCCGATCATCAGCGCGACCAACAGCAGGGTGTGGCGCACGCTGCGGTTGGCGGCGAAACCGGCGAAGACATTACCGATCACCCCGGCCACACCATAAAGCAACAGCAGTGAGCCAATCGTCGGGCCGTCGAAGCCGGAGCTGTTTTTGAAGAACGGTGCTACATAGGTGTACGCCGCAAAGTGCGCCAGGCCGATCAGCAACACGGCGATCAAGCCGACCCGCGCTTGTGGGTTGATGAATAACGCCGGCAGGTCACGGATCTGAATGGCCTTTTCCGGTGTGAGCCGCGGCAGCAGAAATACCTGCGCCAGCAACACCGGCACGCCCACCAGCGCGGTGACCAGGAAGGTCATGCGCCAGCCCATCAGGCCACTGAGCCAGGTGCCTACGGGCACGCCGAGTACGGTGGCCAGGGTCACGCCCATCATGATGATCGAGGTCGCCTTCGCTACGCCCACGCCCTTGGGGGCCAGGCGCCCGCTGAGCGCAATGGCTGTCGCCCAGAAGCCGCCAATGCTGATGCCCAGCAGGACACGGCCGAACAGCAGCAGGCTGAAATCGCTGGCGAAGGCTACCACCGTGTTGGCGATGATCATGATCAGTGTCAGGCCGATCAGCAGGTAGCGGCGGTCCATCGCCCCAATGCTCACAGACAGCAGCGGGGCGGCGAGGGCGGCCATGATGCCGGGCAGTGTGACCATCAGGCCGGCATGACCGGCGCTGATGCCGAGGTCGCTGGCGACGTCGTTGAGTACGCCCACTGGCAGAAACTCGCTGGTCACCAGGGCGAAGGCACCCACGGCGACTGAGAGAATCGCCAGCCACTGCTGTTTGACGCTCTGTTGATTATGTTCAGGGCGGCCACTGGGGGCCTGGCTGAGGCTTGGCATGGTGTTGGGTTCCATAGGGGAATGTCGCTTGAAATCAAGCGAGGCGAGGGCAGGGAAAGTGGAGGCGATTATATGAACCGGTTCTGGCAATCACACAGGCGACCGTTTCGATAATAACCATCAGTGCAATCGATTCGACGCCCCTATGGGATAATTTCGTCTTTCGTACATCCTTTCCGTACGTTGCCTACAGGCAGCGTGTTGCGGCTCTCGCGCTGGCTGCCTATCTTGGTTTCGAGGAATTTTCAGGTAGGAAATCCCACACCGCAAAGGACATGCATCATGAGCAAAAACACGAAAAAAACTTCCGGCACGATGGCTACGTTGGCCGCTGAAACCCTGAATGATCCAAATGCCTGCGCGATCGCCAAAAGCCTTGCCGCCTCAGCGTTGGCACAGAGCAGAACGGATAAGCAGACCAGCGCCGAGATGGAGGAAAAGGCCGGCAAAGCGCTTCAAAGCGATAAATACAGTGAGCAGACCAAATCCCTGGCTGCATCGGTACTCTCCCAAGCCAATAAAGAACGCGCAAACTAAGCGCCTGACGCCGCGATAACGTAGAACGGCCCCGTAGCTGAACCCGCTACGGGGCTTTTCCGTTTGCCGATTTGCAAAAATTTAACGTCTCACCGAATAACTTCCCCCGCTGTGGTGTTCACCCCACAGACCACCCAGGGAACGCCCATGAACACACCTTCCGATCGCTATGACCGCCTGACCCGCACCTTCCACTGGCTGACCGCTGCCGTGGTGATCTTCATGTTTGCCAGTGCACATATCTGGGAAAACCTCGAAAAGGGCACACCACTGCGCAAGGGTCTGCAATCGGTGCATATCTCGCTCGGCATTGCGATGGCGCTGTTGATCATCCTGCGGATTGTGTGGCGTGTGTTTGGCGGCAATCGCCTGAAGGCCGACAGTCACCCAGCGCTTAACCTGCTGGCGAAAATGGCGCATGGTTGCCTTTACCTGTTGTTGGTGTCGCAAATCGTGTTGGGGTTCCTGTTTCGCTGGGCTCAAGGTGAACCCTTCAATTTTTTCGGACTGTTCCCCATTCCCGCGCCCTTTGTGATTGACCACGAATGGCGCGGCACTTTGGGTGGCCTGCATAACAATGTGGCCTGGGCGATCATTCTGCTGGCGGGCCTGCATGCTGGCGCTGCGCTCTGGCATCACTATGTGCTGCGCGACGGCACGTTGCGCCGCATGCTGGCGGGTTCACGCAATGCGTTTCAAAAATGATGTTTCCTCCCTGACGTTACGGAGCATGACAACCATGAAGAATCGCCACGAACACCCCATCACTTACCGCGCCGCGCTGTTCTTCGGTGCATGCCTGGCCGCCGCTTTGCTCGCAGGCCAAGCCCACGCCTCCGGGGATGAATCGGCACCGCCCAAGCCAAACTGCCCCAAAAGCCAGGTCTGGGATACCAAGACCGGCAAATGCGTGCTGCAAACCAGCAAAGCCACCTCCGACGCCGACCGCACCGATTACGCCTACCGCCTGGCAAAAGATGGGCGCTATGACGAGGCGCTGGCCCTGCTCGACACCCTGCAAAACCCGAACACCGCCAAGGCCCTCAACTACCGTGGCTACGCCACGCGCAAATTGGGGCGTACGGATGAAGGCATCGGTTACTACCTGCAGTCAGTTGCGCTCGACCCCAATTACGCCCAAGTTCGCGAGTACCTGGGCGAGGCCTATGTGATCAAGGGCCGCGTCGATCTGGCGCAAGAGCAACTGGTGAAAATCAAAGCCTTGTGCAGCACCACCTGCGAAGAATATGAAGACCTGGCCGAAGCCATCGAAGCTGCGCCCCAGGCGTAAAACCGATGAGTGAACCAGCAGGGGGCGGCTATCACCACAGAGGCTGAGTTTCGTCGCGAGTTGGGCCTGTTATTGCCGCGTTTATGGCGATATGGGTGGGTGTTGTCGCGGCACAAGCATGTGGCTGAAGATCTGGTGCAAGCCACCTGCGTACGCGCACTGGAGCGTGCCGGGCAATTCACGGCCGGCACGCGGTTGGATCGCTGGCTGCTGTCGATCATGCATTCCATCTGGCTCAACGAACTGCGCTCGCAACGGGTGCGCCAGGGGCAAGGGTTTGTCGATGCGGAGCAGGTATTGTCGTTCGATGGCGAGCGCCAGGCGCAGGATCAGGTCTTGGTTGCCCAAGTGATCAAGCGCGTTAACGGGTTGCCCGAAGCGCAGCGGGAAACGGTGTTTCTGGCGTATGTCGAAGGGCTTTCCTACAAGGAAATTGCCGAGGTACTGCATATCCCGGTGGGGACCGTGATGAGCCGGTTGGCGGCCGCTCGCGTGAAACTTGCAGAGACCGCGCCTGCAAAAGCCCAGCCGGAAAAATCCAGTGGAGAACGGCGATGATTCAGACTAACGCACCGTCCGATGAGCTATTGGTGGCTTACCTGGATGGCGAACTGGATGCTGAGCAGCGTCAGCTTATTGCCGATCAGCTAACGGCAAACCCCTCTATGGCCGCGCGCCTGGATGAATTGCAGTGCGCTGATTTGCCCTTCAAGGCCGCATTTGACGCGATGTTGGACGAAGCACCCACCGAACGCTTGAACGCGATGCTCAAAGCCCTGCCACCTGCGCAAGCGCCAGCCATGAGTCGACGGCGTTTCCTGGCTGTGGCGGCGAGTTTTGCTGTGGCGGGTGTGGTTGCCGACCGCCTGTATATGAGCTGGCCACGAGCAGAGTCCGGCCAAGGTTGGCGTGCCTCGGTGGCTGAATACATGGCGCTGTACACGCCCGAAACCCTGGAAAACCTCAACGCCGATCCAGCCTCTCATGCCGCCCAACTCAGCTCAGTGGGCGCGCAACTGGGCCTGCCGTTATCCCCTGACGCCGTGAACTTGCCCGGTGCCGAGTTCCGGCGCGCGCAAATTCTCGACTATGACGGCGTCTTGATTGGCCAACTGACTTACCTGGACCCGCGCCACGGCCCATTGGCGCTGTGCATCACCGCCAGCAAAAGGGGAACGCAGCCCGCCGCTACCGAGCAGCGCCGAGGCATGAACGTGGTGTATTGGGCCAACCCGTCCCATGGTTTTATGCTGATTGGTCGAAATTCTTTCGAGGCATTGCAGGTCATGGCCAGCAGCGTCGAGCGCAGGCTGCCCGCCTGATCTCAGTGGGTTGTCAGCGCTTGCAACGCTCGCCAGCGCGCCGGCGTGGTGCCTTCCCAGGCGCGAAACGCTCGATAAAACGAGTTGGTGTCTTCATAGCCCAGCAGGCAAGCAATCTCTTCGATTTCGATGGTCGGCTCGATCAGTAGGTGGCGCACAACTTCCTGGCGCGTTTCCAGCATGAGTTGGCGAAAACTACTGCCCTCTTCGGTAATGCGCCGCTGCAACGTGCGCTCGCTCATGCCCATTTCGCGCGCCACCTCGACCATCTCTGGGCGACCGCTGGCGAGAATGCGCTTGAGGGTGCTTTTGACCTGGTGGCTGATCGTGGCCGGCGCGGTCGCTTCGGCCAATGCCGCGATCAGTGCCGGGCTCAGCATTTCCAGCAGCTCAGGGTTGTGACTGGAAAAGGGCCGTTCTAAATCGGCAGCGTCGAACACCAGCGCGTTACGCTGCGCGCCGAACCGTACGGCACAGCCGAAAAAATCCGCCAGCGCAGTATTGCCGCTTTGTGGACGGGCCAATTCAACACTGCGCGGCGTGATATGCACCCCGGAGCCGCGGCGTCCCAACTCAGTAAACGTCGCAAATGCCGCGTCGATCAATAACGTTGGCGGGTGCTGCTGGCTACGCAGCCAATCGACGGTGACTGTGCAGCCAGCGCCATCTTCGCTCACCTGCACGCGCTCGGGCGTGCACAGTTGCTTGAAGCGGGCGAGCCGGTGCAGGCCGTCCCGAAAGTCGCGGGCTATAAACGCTGCAAAGCTGGGCGGGGGCAGTGTGGCGCTGTCCATTTGGGTGACCATCAGCAGGCCGGCCGCTGGGTCGGGGTTGAGTACGCCAATGGCTTGCCACAGACGAAAGAATTCTTCGGTACTGACTTGGCGGCGGTCCCTACGCTCATGAAGATTGAGTGTCACGGGGAGCCGTGCCTGACGCAACACCGCCGAGGGCTCCAGCCCAATCGTCCTCAGGGCTTGCCAGAAAACGTCGGGGATATTGAAACGGCTTTGGCGTGCGTCAGACATGGGCCACCTTTGTTTGTTTAATCCGAGGCCGACACACTCAGGTCATGCCATTTCTCGTCGGAGGCTGCCAGGTCTGCCGCCGCCCGTGCTGCGTACTGCACGGCATCGCTACCGATCAGCAAGCGCAGCGGCGCGTCTTTGTTCAGGGCCAGCCCAAGCACGATCTCGGCCACGCGCTCCGGGCCAGTCGGCAGAATGCCAGGAACGTTGAGCAGCTCAACCAGCGCGCCGACGCTTTGCTGGTAGGGCTCGCTGATCGGTGGGATCGTCATGGACGCACCCGACCAATCAGTGCGCATGCCACCGGGCTCCAACACAGTCACTTGAACGCCCAGCGGGTTTACCTCCTGCGCCAGCACTGTGGAAAACCCGCCGACCGCCCATTTCGCACTCTGGTACGCCGCCAGGCCGGCCATGCCAATACGCCCGCCCAACGACGATACCTGAAAGATATGCCCGTTGCCCTGGGCGCGCAGGATCGGCAACACGGCCTTGCTCACATGCACCACGCCGTAAAAGTTAGTGTCGATCTGCGCTGAAAAATCCTCCAGGGTCACATCCTCGACCGACGCCAAGTCACCATAACCCGCGTTGTTGACCACCACATCCAGGCGACCAAAATGCGCCACTGCCGCGTCAACCGCCTCTATGACCTGCAGGTTATTGGTTACATCCAACTGCAGTGGGTAAACCGCATCACCGTATTCGGCGACCAGCGCATCCAATTGGCGAGGGTTGCGTGCAGTGGCAACCACACGATCACCCGCGCGCAAGGCCGCCTCGGTGATGGCGCGGCCAAGGCCACGGAAACTGCCGGTGATAAACCAGATCTTGGACATGTGAACACCTCTTCGTGTGGAACGGCTGATACAGCCAGTGAACGAAGGATGGTCGAATGGTGTTTTTCAGACACTAGCGGGAAGGCGCCAAGTGACTTGCAAAAGGCGCCAATCATTGACTCGCCAACCGCCCAGACAACCGCTCGATAAACACCGTTTCCGCCCGACTCATCTTCTGCTCCCGATTCCACAGAAGATGAATATCCACATCGGCAATCCCTTCATCCGGCGGTAGCCGCCACAGCAGCCCATTCTTCACATCCTCGGCCACCACGTGAATCGGCAGGCAGCCCAAACCGTAGCCGGCAATCACCAGCCGGCGTACTTCCTCCAGGCTCGATGACGACGCCACGATCCGCCCGCTGAAGCCTTGCTGGTCACGAAAGATCGTCAGCGGCGACAGCATCCCGCCAATCTGGTCGCTGGTAAAACTGACGAAATTTTCCGACTGCAAATCGCCCTCGGCCAAGCCGCTGCGGCCGAACAGCGCGTGGTGTTTGCCGCAAAAGAACGCATAACGCTGGCGCAGGAACAGGTGCTGTTCCAGGCGTGGTTGCGGCCGGCGATTCAGGCTCAGGCCCAGGGTTGCGGTTTTTTCCAGCAGGGCGGCGACGATGTCGGAGCTGCGCATCACCTCAACCTCCAGATCCACCCGCGGGTGCTCGCGGTGGAAGTCGGCGAGGAAGTCGTCGAAGGTGTCCGAGTTGATGCGGCTGATCATCAGCAGGCGCACTTTGCCGAGCACTTCATCGCCGGGTTTTTGCAGGGCATTGCTCATCTGCGACACCTGCCCGTACATCTCGCCGGCGATGGCGAAGATCTGTTCGCCGGCTTCAGTCAGCACGAAGCGCGGGCCACGGCGGGCGATGAGTTGGCAGCCGAGCTGTTCTTCCAGGCGCTTGAGCGCCTGGCTGATCGCCGGTTGGGTCAGGTGCAGGCGCGCGGCAGCGCGGCTGATGCTCAGTTCCTGGCCGATAACACGGAAAGTCCGCAGCAGATTCCAGTCCAATCGGTCGTTGAGCAGTGGGTGAACATCGCGGCGGAATTCGGGCATGGCGCAGCTCGATAATAAGCAGGATTTATAATTGGAATAATAAATAGAAAATTGACTAATCATAGCCCCGGGACGATAAATCACCCTTAACAAGCGCCATCAGAGCGCATGCGTTTGACTTTCTCCTGCCAAAAAAATAACCAAAGGAGCCCGCCCCATGAAGCCTTCCGCTTCGCCGCAGCCGCGCCGTGCTGCGGCCGCCGCTTTTATCGGCACCATGATCGAGTGGTACGACTTTTACATCTACGCCACCGCTGCCGCGCTGGTGTTCGGCCAACTGTTTTTCCCTTCCGACGACAAGCTGTTCAGCACCATGGCCGCGTTCGGCACCTTCGCCGTGGGCTTTTTCGCGCGACCGCTGGGCGGCATCGTGTTCGGGCATATCGGTGACCGCATCGGCCGCAAGAAATCCCTCGTGATCACCTTGGTGATGATGGGCGTGGTCACCGTGTGCATCGGCCTGTTGCCCACTTACGCGCAGATCGGCGTTGCGGCGCCGGTGCTGTTGGTCTTGCTGCGCGTGGTGCAAGGCATTGCCGTTGGCGGCGAGTGGGGCGGGGCGGTGTTGATGGCCGGCGAGCATGCGCCGAAGGGCCGTCGCAACTTCTTTGCGTCGTTTGCGCAATTGGGTAGCCCGGCCGGTTTGATCCTCTCGTTGCTGGCGTTCAGCGCGGTCACGCGGTTGCCGGAAGAGGATCTGCTCAGTTGGGGCTGGCGCCTGCCGTTCCTGGCCAGCGCTTTGTTGTTGATCGTCGGCTTGGCGATTCGCCTGGGCGTCAACGAATCACCTGAGTTCCTCGAAGACAAAGCCATCGCCGAGAAGGCGCGGGCGATCAAGAAAGACCAGGCGCCAGTGATCGAAGTGCTGAGAACCGCCTGGCGCCCACTGTTGTTGTGCATCGGCGCCAACACGCTGGGCATTGCCGGTGTGTATTTCACCAACACCTTCATGATTGCCTACAGCACTCAGCAACTGGGCCTGCCGCGCTCGCTGATTCTGGAGTGCCTGTTCTTCGTCGCCATCATTCAATTCTGCGTGCAGCCGCTGGCTGCCTGGGTCGCCGAAAAAGTCGGGGCCACGCGTTTTCTGTGCGCCATGACCGTACTGGCGATGGCCTCGCCTTATCCGATGTTCGTGCTGGTCAGCAGTGGCCAGGCGCCTTTGATCATCCTCGGTATCGCGCTGGCAGTGGTCTGCATGGCGTCGTTTTATGCCGTGATCGCAGGTTTCGTCAGCGGCCTGTTTGAAACCCGCGTGCGCTACACCGCGATCTCCCTGGCCTACCAGGTGTGCGGTGCGCTGGCCGGTGGCCTGACGCCGTTGATCGGCACCTGGCTGGCCCACGAATACCAGGGCCAATGGTGGCCGATGGCAGTGTTTTACAGCCTGATCGCGGCGACCTCGCTGGTGTGCGTACTGGCGTTGTCACGCCGCCACGCCACGGCCCACCGCCTTGAAATGGCCCATAGCGTTTGATGGAGACTGCGTAATGTTGAAAATTAATGGCCAACGCCTGTGGGCCAGCCTGATGGCCATGGCCGAGATCGGCGCCACATCACGTGGCGGCAGTTGCCGCCTGGCCTTGAGTGCCGAAGACAAAGCAGGTCGTGAACTGTTCAGCCATTGGTGCAAAGCTGCTGGGCTGAGCCTGAGCGTGGATGCCATCGGCAACCTGTTTGCCCGGCGTGCCGGCACCGATAGCGACGCCGCGCCCGTCATGATGGGCAGCCACCTCGACACCCAGCCGGAAGGCGGGCGCTTTGATGGTGTCTACGGTCTATTGGCCGGCCTGGAAGTGATCCGCAGCCTCGACGACCAAGGCATTCAAACCCGTAAACCGCTGGAAATTGCCGTGTGGACCAACGAGGAGGGCGCTCGTTTCACCCCGGCCATGCTCGGCTCGGCGGTGTTCACCGGCAGCCTGGCGCTGGGCAAGGCGCTCGCGACGGTCGATGTCGACGGTATCAGTGTGGCCGAGGCGTTGCGCACCACGGGCTATAACGGCGAACGCCCGTTGGGTGGCGCGGTGGATGCGTATTTTGAAGCCCATATCGAGCAAGGCCCGATCCTTGAAGACAACGCCAACAGCATCGGCGTGGTCACCGGCGGCCAGGCGATTCGCTGGCTCGACGTGCGGGTCGAAGGCATGGCTGCACATGCCGGCACCACACCGATGCCACTGCGCAAAGATGCCCTGTATGGCGCGGCAAAAATGATCCAGGCGCTGGAAAACCTCGCCACCGATTTCGCCCCCGAAGGCCTGACCACCGTCGGTGAGCTGAGCATCACCAAGTCGTCGCGCAACACCATTCCGGGGTTGCTGACGTTCACTGTCGACCTGCGTCATCACCGCGACGCCGACATCGAAGCCATGGAGCAACAAGTGCGCGCGCGGCTGCAGGCCATTGCCGAAAAGCGCGGCTTGACGGTCAGCATCAGCCCGCATTGGGTCAGCCCGGCTACGCCGTTCGATGCCGAGTGTGTCGCCTGCGTGCAGGCCTCGGTGGATGCCTTGGGCTACAGCCAGCAACGCATCGTCAGCGGTGCCGGTCACGATGCCATTCACCTGGCGCGGTACTGCCCGACCGCGATGATTTTCATCCCGTGTGTGGGGGGCCTCAGCCATAACGAAGCCGAAGACGTATTGCCCGAGGATGTGCGCCAAGGCACCGATGTATTGCTTAACGCTGTGCTCATGCGCGCCGGCCACAGCCAATAACGACTCACCTCTAAAGCCTGACAGGGATCAAATGTGGGAGCTGGCTTGCCTGCGATAGCGGTATTTCAGACAGACCAGCCCCCACAGGTTCGGTGTTTACCCAGGAGCCTCACATGCGTACGTTTTTCCACCCAGAACAACTGTTGCATCACCCGCGCAGCTACTACTCCCGCGGCCAGATGCGCACGCCGCAGGAAGTCCCCGAGCGCGCGCGCAACTTGCTGTTAGCCGCGCAGACCTTGGGCTTCGAGATTCAGCAACCTGCTGACTACGGCCTCGAGCCATTGCTTGCAGTACATGGCGCGCCCTACCTGGCGTTCCTTGAGGAAGCGCACCAACGCTGGAAGGAAATCCCCGAAGACTGGGGCGACGAAGTCATGTCGAACATCTTCGTGCGCGAGCCCAATGCCCTGCGCGGCATCCTCGCCCAGGCTGCACGCTACCTGGCGGATGGCAGTTGCCCGGTGGGCGAACTGACCTGGCGTTCCGCCTATTGGTCGGCGCAAAGTGCGGTGGCCGCCGCCCAAGACATCCTCGCTGGCGCGCCTGCCGCCTACGCGCTGTGCCGCCCGCCGGGCCATCACGCCCGTCACGAGGCGGCAGGCGGTTTTTGCTACCTCAACAATGCGGCGGTGGCGGCGCAGGTCTTGCGCGAAGGTTTCCAGCGTGTCGCCGTTCTCGACACCGACATGCACCACGGCCAGGGCATCCAGGAGATTTTCTACGCTCGTGATGACGTGCTGTATGTGTCGATCCATGGCGACCCAACCAACTTCTACCCCGGCGTAGCAGGCTTTGCCGACGAGCGCGGCGTGGCTGCCGGTGAAGGCTTTAACCTCAACCTGCCGATGGCCCACGGCGCCAGCGAAGAGGTGTTCTTCGAAAAACTCGAATTAGCCTTGTCGGCAGTGAAGCAGTTCTCAGCGGATGTGCTGGTGTTGTCCTTGGGGTTCGACATCTACGAGCTCGACCCGCAAAGCAAAGTGGCGGTGACGCGCGAAGGGTTCGCGCGCTTGGGCGAGTGCATACGGCAATTGGGTTTACCCTGTGTGATCGTGCAAGAGGGCGGGTATCACCTGGAGACGCTGGACAGCAATGCGCAGGCGTTTTTTGACGGTCCCAAGGCGTGGGCACGATAGGCGGGCGCCAACCTCTGCTGTTCGGCCCTTCTGCGTGCAGGGTCAATGCTTCACGTCGTCGCTGGCAATTGCCAGCGACTTACCCACCAGTTTCAGCACTCGGTTACGGCCACCTTCTGCCAGTAAGTAAGTACCGTCTCCCGTGCGCACAATCGACTGCGGCGCCTTCAAGAACGACAAGATCGTTTGTTGCTGCCCGTGTTTATCAATCAACAGCAACCGCGCCCGATGCGTCGAGTCTTCATTGACCCACAACCCACGTTCATCACACATCAAGAAGGTCGGCTTGTTCAGGCCCGACAGCACCACCGGATCGCTGCCGTCATCCGTCAGCTCACGCACCACACCCTTTTTCTTTTCCGTGTAGAGCATTCGCCCATCGGTACAGCGTGTGATGGACTCGCCTTCGTGCAGTTGGTCACGCAGTACGCTGAGTGACTGGTCGCTCCAGCGATAGCGCAGCAGGCGTCCTGAATGGCTGCGGTCTTCGATGGCATAGAGGTAGTCGCCTTCATCCCACAGGCCTTGCACGTTTTCGCCTTTGAACAATTCGGTGACCACGCCGTCCTTGAGAAAGCTAACGGGGGCGTTGCCGGTTTCCTGGCTGAACACCCAGCCGCCCCGCGTGGCCAACATCCCGTCGGGTTTGGACAGGTTGCCAAGCACGACGTCGCGCGTTCCATCCAGCCGGATGTGCACGATGCTGCCCAGCCCGTCCTTGAGTTCCTCGGTGACCATCAACGAGCCGTCAGCCATGGGCATCAACGACGCGGCCTTGGCCACATCGGTGTGCAAAACCTGATAACTCCACGAATCGGCGGCGCGCACCGGGTAAAAACTTTGCCAGGCAAAAAAGCCCAGGGTGGCGGTGCACAGCAGGCCGAGCGCCCACGATGCAAGGTGCAGGGGCCGATAGTTCTTATTGGGTTGAGTCATTGTTCGGTGCCGGTTGCGGATTGCAAGGCCGGTCACGGTACCAAGCCTGGCACCGCACAGCATCCTGCAATTTAGCCGGGGCGGCCTGCGTGTCCCCCCTTAATGGGTGCCTGGCAGGCCGTCCAGCCCGCGGCGGATCTTCTCCAGCAACTCGTCGATATGGAACGGTTTGGAGATCAGGTCCATGCCTTCCCCCAGGAAGCTTTGGCGATTCGCCGCGTTTTCCGCATACCCGGTCATGAACAGAATCGGCAGCGTGGGGCGCAGGCCTCGGGCGACATCGGCCAATTCCCGCCCGGTCATGTAAGGCAGGCCCACGTCGGTAAGCATCAGGTCGATGCTGGTGTCCTGGCGCAGGGTGGCCATCGCCTCATCACCGTCGGCCGCCACGCTGCAGCGGTAACCGGCGTCGACCAGCACCTCGGCGACGAAGCTGCGCACCGAGGGCATGTCCTCGACGATCAGCACGTGTTCGCCGCTGCTGAGCCCGGGCGCTGCAACGGGCTTGGTGGTTATGCTCGCCGGGCCCGAGGCAGCGGGCAGCATGATGGTGACCTCGGTGCCCTGGCGGGTGACGCTGCGGATCTGTGCGTCGCCGCCGGACTGGCGCGCAAAGCCGTAGATGGTCGACAGCCCCAGCCCGGTGCCCTGGCCCAGCGGCTTGGTGGTGAAGAAAGGGTCGAACACCTTATCGATCACACTGTGTTCGATGCCCACGCCGTTATCGCGCACGGAGAGCGCGATGTAGGCGCCGTTTTCCAGTTTCAGGTTGCCGTTGGAGTAAGCAGGGTAGGTGGTCACCCAGATATCGCCGCCCTTGGGCAGCGCATCGCGGGCATTGATGACCAGGTTCAGCACTGCGCTTTCCAGTTGGATCGGATCAACCAGCGCCACGGCCGGGTGGGTCGTCAGCTCGAGTTTGAGC
The sequence above is a segment of the Pseudomonas sp. R76 genome. Coding sequences within it:
- a CDS encoding Zn-dependent hydrolase, with the translated sequence MLKINGQRLWASLMAMAEIGATSRGGSCRLALSAEDKAGRELFSHWCKAAGLSLSVDAIGNLFARRAGTDSDAAPVMMGSHLDTQPEGGRFDGVYGLLAGLEVIRSLDDQGIQTRKPLEIAVWTNEEGARFTPAMLGSAVFTGSLALGKALATVDVDGISVAEALRTTGYNGERPLGGAVDAYFEAHIEQGPILEDNANSIGVVTGGQAIRWLDVRVEGMAAHAGTTPMPLRKDALYGAAKMIQALENLATDFAPEGLTTVGELSITKSSRNTIPGLLTFTVDLRHHRDADIEAMEQQVRARLQAIAEKRGLTVSISPHWVSPATPFDAECVACVQASVDALGYSQQRIVSGAGHDAIHLARYCPTAMIFIPCVGGLSHNEAEDVLPEDVRQGTDVLLNAVLMRAGHSQ
- a CDS encoding MFS transporter, with translation MKPSASPQPRRAAAAAFIGTMIEWYDFYIYATAAALVFGQLFFPSDDKLFSTMAAFGTFAVGFFARPLGGIVFGHIGDRIGRKKSLVITLVMMGVVTVCIGLLPTYAQIGVAAPVLLVLLRVVQGIAVGGEWGGAVLMAGEHAPKGRRNFFASFAQLGSPAGLILSLLAFSAVTRLPEEDLLSWGWRLPFLASALLLIVGLAIRLGVNESPEFLEDKAIAEKARAIKKDQAPVIEVLRTAWRPLLLCIGANTLGIAGVYFTNTFMIAYSTQQLGLPRSLILECLFFVAIIQFCVQPLAAWVAEKVGATRFLCAMTVLAMASPYPMFVLVSSGQAPLIILGIALAVVCMASFYAVIAGFVSGLFETRVRYTAISLAYQVCGALAGGLTPLIGTWLAHEYQGQWWPMAVFYSLIAATSLVCVLALSRRHATAHRLEMAHSV
- a CDS encoding histone deacetylase family protein encodes the protein MRTFFHPEQLLHHPRSYYSRGQMRTPQEVPERARNLLLAAQTLGFEIQQPADYGLEPLLAVHGAPYLAFLEEAHQRWKEIPEDWGDEVMSNIFVREPNALRGILAQAARYLADGSCPVGELTWRSAYWSAQSAVAAAQDILAGAPAAYALCRPPGHHARHEAAGGFCYLNNAAVAAQVLREGFQRVAVLDTDMHHGQGIQEIFYARDDVLYVSIHGDPTNFYPGVAGFADERGVAAGEGFNLNLPMAHGASEEVFFEKLELALSAVKQFSADVLVLSLGFDIYELDPQSKVAVTREGFARLGECIRQLGLPCVIVQEGGYHLETLDSNAQAFFDGPKAWAR